From a single Lates calcarifer isolate ASB-BC8 linkage group LG12, TLL_Latcal_v3, whole genome shotgun sequence genomic region:
- the inavab gene encoding innate immunity activator b isoform X2, protein MEGNGEISDTDSGIILHSGSDSPTTHTKDVTTHTRAMKLKHQALQDRLEICILELKKLCIREAELTGRLSDDYPLLPGEKPPQIRRRIGAAFKLDAQSIPQGAEESQLNLVDAELALQMKIYEAARKLCEEDHLSKAVKKSRIQQCKREEKKLKQLQETAFQLRLEHGRSSPLPAFNITQQDLGTSDDSSLSDSVVQDEEVTSQSSQPSSGLPYPVETDPPQPPPLSSHSSVDGSYMSPSVAPQLPLPLTPSQSPCPSLDPSLTSSPAYDAPPIQHSPWTESSLDQPYQKSKKSRSSVKTSPAKTELLPPLEACLAQAALPLQLSHLKLSRSQSNSTPSTPEMRVHRQLSLRLSNPESSYAKDRGRTRSARRRLTEYTVTLPETLPATVNFGGHASSEDSNSEHSFQSYNSSPCQELPCDLPKQYQSAFPNSSPVGSYAPQAIPRTGFYHNSRHQSSPTIHKAYYNEMVYSPDMDVARSYYAQQAPCLSNRYDCWYKDPALPQQRAQRPLPPDIRLSPSPNPWDHPHYSPSGIPRQVVNEQLKSWHRRSQLKSPRSRSLDRQGAVRVKNLSFRESPCYQNQKYHEQVLQRRGLQRAADDTQGPWVVDDGSHYMSQV, encoded by the exons ATGGAGGGCAACGGAGAGATCAGTGACACTGACAGTGGCATCATCCTTCATTCAG GCTCTGACAGCCCAACGACGCATACGAAGGATGTGACCACGCACACGCGAGCCATGAAGCTCAAACACCAGGCTCTCCAAGACCGACTGGAGATCTGCATACTTGAGCTGAAGAAACTCTGCATCCGTGAAGCT GAGCTGACAGGACGGCTGTCAGATGATTACCCTCTACTGCCCGGAGAGAAGCCTCCACAGATTCGCAGACGTATTGGAGCTGCTTTTAAACTGGATGCACAAAGCATCCCTCAGGGAGCAGAG GAATCACAACTGAATTTAGTAGATGCTGAGTTGGCCCTCCAGATGAAAATATACGAGGCAGCGCGCAAGCTCTGTGAGGAGGATCACCTGAGTAAGGCAGTTAAAAAGAGTCGTATACAGCAGtgcaagagagaggagaagaaactcAAACAGCTACAAGAGACGGCCTTTCAGCTGCGGCTAGAGCACGGCCGGTCATCACCACTCCCTGCTTTTAATATTACACAACAAG atcttGGTACATCCGATGACAGCTCCCTGTCTGATTCTGTAGTGCAAGATGAAG aaGTGACAAGCCAGTCATCACAGCCGTCCTCAGGACTCCCCTATCCAGTAGAGACAGATCCTCCCCAGCCTCCCCCTCTGTCGTCTCACTCCTCCGTAGACGGCTCCTACATGTCTCCATCTGTGGCTCCACAGCTGCCCCTGCCGCTGACACCGAGCCAGTCTCCCTGCCCGAGCCTCGACCCTTCGCTGACTTCAAGCCCGGCATACGACGCTCCTCCCATCCAACACTCCCCGTGGACGGAGTCTAGTCTGGACCAACCTTACCAGAAGAGCAAGAAGTCGCGGTCTTCCGTCAAGACAAG TCCGGCCAAAACTGAACTGTTGCCACCGTTGGAGGCTTGCTTGGCACAAGCTGCTCTGCCACTGCAGCTTTCCCATCTGAAGCTGAGTCGCTCCCAGTCCAACAGCACACCCTCCACACCAGAGATGCGTGTGCACAGACAGCTCTCCCTCAG GTTGTCCAACCCTGAATCTTCATATGCTAAGGACCGTGGCCGCACCAGATCTGCAAGGAGGCGACTGACAGAATACACAGTAACTTTACCAGAGACCCTTCCCGCTACAGTTAACTTTGGAGGTCATGCTAGCTCTGAGGATAGCAACTCTGAACACTCGTTTCAGTCTTACAATAGCTCCCCGTGTCAGGAGTTGCCCTGTGATCTGCCCAAACAATATCAGTCTGCATTCCCAAACTCTAGCCCAGTTGGCAGCTATGCACCTCAAGCCATCCCACGCACTGGCTTCTACCACAATTCCAGGCACCAGTCCAGTCCCACTATTCACAAAGCCTATTACAATGAAATGGTCTACTCACCTGATATGGACGTAGCACGGAGCTATTACGCCCAGCAGGCTCCCTGTCTTTCCAACAGATATGACTGTTGGTATAAGGACCCTGCTTTGCCCcagcagagagcacagaggCCTTTACCTCCTGATATCAGACTCTCCCCCTCCCCAAATCCTTGGGACCACCCACACTACAGCCCCAGTGGCATCCCACGACAAGTGGTAAATGAGCAGCTGAAGTCGTGGCATCGGCGCAGTCAGCTGAAATCTCCCAGGTCTCGATCTCTTGACCGTCAGGGAGCGGTCAGAGTGAAAAACCTGTCATTTCGGGAGTCGCCCTGCTACCAAAATCAAAAGTACCATGAACAG GTTCTCCAAAGAAGGGGTCTCCAAAGAGCTGCAGATGATACTCAGGGGCCCTGGGTTGTAGATGATGGTTCCCACTACATGAGTCAAGTGTGA
- the inavab gene encoding innate immunity activator b isoform X1 yields MEGNGEISDTDSGIILHSGSDSPTTHTKDVTTHTRAMKLKHQALQDRLEICILELKKLCIREAELTGRLSDDYPLLPGEKPPQIRRRIGAAFKLDAQSIPQGAEESQLNLVDAELALQMKIYEAARKLCEEDHLSKAVKKSRIQQCKREEKKLKQLQETAFQLRLEHGRSSPLPAFNITQQDLGTSDDSSLSDSVVQDEEVTSQSSQPSSGLPYPVETDPPQPPPLSSHSSVDGSYMSPSVAPQLPLPLTPSQSPCPSLDPSLTSSPAYDAPPIQHSPWTESSLDQPYQKSKKSRSSVKTSSPAKTELLPPLEACLAQAALPLQLSHLKLSRSQSNSTPSTPEMRVHRQLSLRLSNPESSYAKDRGRTRSARRRLTEYTVTLPETLPATVNFGGHASSEDSNSEHSFQSYNSSPCQELPCDLPKQYQSAFPNSSPVGSYAPQAIPRTGFYHNSRHQSSPTIHKAYYNEMVYSPDMDVARSYYAQQAPCLSNRYDCWYKDPALPQQRAQRPLPPDIRLSPSPNPWDHPHYSPSGIPRQVVNEQLKSWHRRSQLKSPRSRSLDRQGAVRVKNLSFRESPCYQNQKYHEQVLQRRGLQRAADDTQGPWVVDDGSHYMSQV; encoded by the exons ATGGAGGGCAACGGAGAGATCAGTGACACTGACAGTGGCATCATCCTTCATTCAG GCTCTGACAGCCCAACGACGCATACGAAGGATGTGACCACGCACACGCGAGCCATGAAGCTCAAACACCAGGCTCTCCAAGACCGACTGGAGATCTGCATACTTGAGCTGAAGAAACTCTGCATCCGTGAAGCT GAGCTGACAGGACGGCTGTCAGATGATTACCCTCTACTGCCCGGAGAGAAGCCTCCACAGATTCGCAGACGTATTGGAGCTGCTTTTAAACTGGATGCACAAAGCATCCCTCAGGGAGCAGAG GAATCACAACTGAATTTAGTAGATGCTGAGTTGGCCCTCCAGATGAAAATATACGAGGCAGCGCGCAAGCTCTGTGAGGAGGATCACCTGAGTAAGGCAGTTAAAAAGAGTCGTATACAGCAGtgcaagagagaggagaagaaactcAAACAGCTACAAGAGACGGCCTTTCAGCTGCGGCTAGAGCACGGCCGGTCATCACCACTCCCTGCTTTTAATATTACACAACAAG atcttGGTACATCCGATGACAGCTCCCTGTCTGATTCTGTAGTGCAAGATGAAG aaGTGACAAGCCAGTCATCACAGCCGTCCTCAGGACTCCCCTATCCAGTAGAGACAGATCCTCCCCAGCCTCCCCCTCTGTCGTCTCACTCCTCCGTAGACGGCTCCTACATGTCTCCATCTGTGGCTCCACAGCTGCCCCTGCCGCTGACACCGAGCCAGTCTCCCTGCCCGAGCCTCGACCCTTCGCTGACTTCAAGCCCGGCATACGACGCTCCTCCCATCCAACACTCCCCGTGGACGGAGTCTAGTCTGGACCAACCTTACCAGAAGAGCAAGAAGTCGCGGTCTTCCGTCAAGACAAG CAGTCCGGCCAAAACTGAACTGTTGCCACCGTTGGAGGCTTGCTTGGCACAAGCTGCTCTGCCACTGCAGCTTTCCCATCTGAAGCTGAGTCGCTCCCAGTCCAACAGCACACCCTCCACACCAGAGATGCGTGTGCACAGACAGCTCTCCCTCAG GTTGTCCAACCCTGAATCTTCATATGCTAAGGACCGTGGCCGCACCAGATCTGCAAGGAGGCGACTGACAGAATACACAGTAACTTTACCAGAGACCCTTCCCGCTACAGTTAACTTTGGAGGTCATGCTAGCTCTGAGGATAGCAACTCTGAACACTCGTTTCAGTCTTACAATAGCTCCCCGTGTCAGGAGTTGCCCTGTGATCTGCCCAAACAATATCAGTCTGCATTCCCAAACTCTAGCCCAGTTGGCAGCTATGCACCTCAAGCCATCCCACGCACTGGCTTCTACCACAATTCCAGGCACCAGTCCAGTCCCACTATTCACAAAGCCTATTACAATGAAATGGTCTACTCACCTGATATGGACGTAGCACGGAGCTATTACGCCCAGCAGGCTCCCTGTCTTTCCAACAGATATGACTGTTGGTATAAGGACCCTGCTTTGCCCcagcagagagcacagaggCCTTTACCTCCTGATATCAGACTCTCCCCCTCCCCAAATCCTTGGGACCACCCACACTACAGCCCCAGTGGCATCCCACGACAAGTGGTAAATGAGCAGCTGAAGTCGTGGCATCGGCGCAGTCAGCTGAAATCTCCCAGGTCTCGATCTCTTGACCGTCAGGGAGCGGTCAGAGTGAAAAACCTGTCATTTCGGGAGTCGCCCTGCTACCAAAATCAAAAGTACCATGAACAG GTTCTCCAAAGAAGGGGTCTCCAAAGAGCTGCAGATGATACTCAGGGGCCCTGGGTTGTAGATGATGGTTCCCACTACATGAGTCAAGTGTGA
- the adipor1a gene encoding adiponectin receptor protein 1a — protein sequence MSGRNGSASDADCRISEDCHVPDVELMELGPLLEEGGGRQVASKGVHPEGAAMLADEEEEDDEVGEVLTLPLQAHHAMEKMEEFVHKVWEGRWRVIPFHVLPEWLKDNDYLLHGHRPPMPSFRACFGSIFRIHTETGNIWTHLLGLILFLCLGTLTMLRPNMYFMAPLQEKVVFGMFFLGAVLCLSFSWLFHTVYCHSEKVSRTFSKLDYSGIALLIMGSFVPWLYYSFYCSPQPRLIYLTIVCVLGIAAIIVAQWDRFSTPRHRPTRAGVFMGLGLSGIVPTMHFTIEEGFVKATTVGQMGWFYLMGAMYITGAGLYAARIPERYFPGKCDIWFHSHQIFHVLVVAAAFIHFYGVSNLQEFRYGLEGGCTDDSLL from the exons ATGTCAGGCCGAAACGGGTCTGCAAGTGATGCAGACTGCCGGATCTCTGAGGACTGCCATGTCCCAGATGTTGAGCTGATGGAGCTGGGGCCActgctggaggagggaggggggcgaCAGGTGGCATCTAAAGGCGTCCACCCAGAG GGAGCCGCAATGCTTGctgacgaggaagaggaggatgatgaagtGGGAGAGGTCCTGACCTTACCACTTCAGGCTCACCACGCcatggagaagatggaggagttTGTACACAAG gTTTGGGAGGGGCGCTGGAGGGTGATTCCTTTTCATGTCCTGCCAGAGTGGCTCAAGGACAATGATTACCTCCTGCATGGACATCGACCCCCTATGCCCTCTTTCCGGGCCTGCTTTGGAAGCATCTTCAGAATTCACACTGAGACAGGAAACATCTGGACTCACCTGCTAG GGCTGATCTTATTCCTTTGCCTGGGCACGTTAACCATGCTGCGGCCTAACATGTACTTTATGGCCCCGCTGCAAGAGAAGGTGGTGTTTGGGATGTTCTTCCTGGGAGCCGTGCTCTGCCTCAGCTTCTCCTGGCTTTTTCATACCGTCTACTGCCACTCCGAGAAAGTGTCTCGCACCTTCTCCAA gctTGACTACTCGGGCATCGCCCTCCTGATCATGGGCTCCTTTGTGCCCTGGCTGTACTACTCGTTCTATTGTTCCCCTCAGCCTCGACTTATCTACCTCACCATTGTGTGTGTCCTCGGTATCGCCGCTATCATAGTGGCCCAGTGGGACCGTTTCTCTACTCCTCGTCACAGACCTACAAGAGCAG GTGTGTTCATGGGTCTTGGACTAAGCGGCATTGTTCCCACCATGCACTTCACCATCGAAGAGGGTTTTGTTAAGGCCACCACAGTGGGCCAGATGGGTTGGTTTTACCTGATGGGTGCCATGTATATCACTGGCGCTGGCTTGTATGCAGCTAGGATCCCTGAACGCTATTTCCCTGGAAAGTGTGACATCTGG tTCCATTCTCATCAGATTTTTCATGTTCTGGTCGTGGCAGCAGCCTTCATCCATTTCTATGGTGTTTCCAACCTGCAGGAGTTTCGCTATGGCCTCGAGGGGGGATGCACAGATGACTCTCTACTCTGA
- the rabif gene encoding guanine nucleotide exchange factor MSS4 codes for MDNSEESKDSTDRSDLVSEDGKNSKAVLCQRCGSKVLCPGMAVLAEKELFLPSMRKKSGLRSADGSVDGDTLTAHWFVDDMFNFENVGFTKDVGRIKYLICADCEIGPIGWHCLDDKRSFYIAVERVNHA; via the exons ATGGACAATAGTGAAGAGTCGAAAGACAGCACGGACCGGTCCGACCTGGTTTCCGAGGACGGCAAGAACAGCAAGGCTGTGTTGTGTCAGCGCTGCGGATCCAAGGTGCTGTGCCCGGGGATGGCTGTGTTAGCAGAGAAAGAG TTGTTCCTACCCTCCATGCGGAAAAAGAGCGGCCTCCGCTCTGCAGACGGATCAGTGGACGGGGACACTCTGACTGCCCACTGGTTTGTGGACGACATGTTCAATTTTGAGAATGTGGGCTTCACTAAGGATGTTGGGAGAATCAAGTATCTCATCTGTGCAGACTGTGAGATCGGACCAATTGGCTGGCACTGTTTGGATGACAAAAGAAGTTTCTACATTGCTGTGGAAAGGGTGAACCATGCATAG